A single genomic interval of Bacteroidota bacterium harbors:
- a CDS encoding gliding motility-associated C-terminal domain-containing protein: MQNISKIYKQSKNGIAIIIVFLLNALHVSAQSTTPVDLLCAYNEIDGDVVIVWSPTIEACGSFVEYNIYASNTLTGPYTLLTTIPTYSSFFYTHVGADGTITTWYYYIEAVYDCPGYTITLSDTLDNLDPIAPEIDYVTVVTGVNVQINWFPSPSPETTSYIIYRDIGGFTPIDTVYGRFTTTYTDYLALPAAQVETYTIAARDSCGNVGPFNNNSHHTILLTNEWEVCTDSIYLYWNLYDTWTPGVSAYEVLLDDDGSGAVTVATLPPITTSYIYSGPEFDDGYIYAFIIRALRADGTAISESNTRGFIIENYQPVSYYHIRNATVNENNDIFTQFYPDTDGNIENLSVQRSTDNLSYLTISVATFPGGVPFTYNYTDFSPDPSANSYYYQSFVNDACNNQVYSGYARTILLRGNNQPDFTNDIDWNLFEISNGIVLHYNLYRDDGAGMNLISTFTPDQISYTDNVVDFLNEAEQICYQMEAVYQLDLPDINISEQLSSFSNTLCLELSPRIYVPNAIAPDGVNNFFKPVILNGMEDTYSMQIFDRYGKILFETTDIDIGWDGKFNGKTMQVGTYAYVITFTATNGQAVIKKGNVTVVK, encoded by the coding sequence ATGCAAAATATTTCAAAAATATATAAGCAAAGCAAAAACGGGATTGCAATTATTATTGTATTCCTTTTAAATGCATTACATGTTTCCGCACAATCTACAACTCCGGTAGATTTATTATGTGCCTATAATGAAATAGATGGCGATGTGGTTATTGTATGGAGCCCCACAATAGAAGCTTGCGGAAGCTTTGTTGAATATAATATTTACGCTAGTAATACACTTACCGGACCTTATACTTTACTTACAACTATTCCTACTTATTCTTCTTTTTTCTATACGCATGTAGGAGCAGACGGCACTATTACAACATGGTATTATTATATAGAAGCAGTATATGATTGTCCGGGATATACAATTACACTTTCAGATACTTTAGATAACCTTGATCCCATAGCTCCTGAAATAGATTATGTAACAGTAGTTACGGGAGTCAATGTGCAAATTAATTGGTTCCCAAGTCCATCACCCGAAACCACATCTTATATTATCTATCGGGATATTGGTGGCTTCACTCCAATAGATACTGTGTATGGAAGATTTACAACTACCTATACAGATTATTTAGCATTGCCTGCTGCACAAGTAGAAACATATACAATTGCTGCACGAGATAGTTGTGGCAATGTCGGACCATTTAATAATAACTCGCATCACACAATTTTATTAACCAATGAATGGGAAGTATGTACCGATTCCATTTATCTCTATTGGAATTTATACGATACATGGACACCCGGCGTAAGTGCCTATGAAGTGTTGTTGGATGATGATGGCAGTGGTGCAGTTACAGTGGCAACACTTCCTCCAATTACCACAAGTTATATTTATAGCGGACCGGAATTTGACGACGGATATATATATGCATTTATTATTCGTGCATTGCGTGCTGATGGTACTGCAATTTCAGAATCGAATACAAGAGGATTTATTATTGAAAATTATCAGCCGGTTTCTTACTATCATATTCGCAATGCAACGGTGAATGAAAACAACGACATTTTTACACAATTTTATCCGGATACGGATGGCAATATTGAAAACCTGAGTGTGCAGCGCAGTACTGATAATCTCAGTTATCTTACTATAAGTGTTGCTACTTTCCCGGGTGGTGTTCCGTTTACTTATAACTACACTGACTTCAGTCCGGATCCATCGGCGAACAGTTATTACTATCAGTCTTTTGTGAATGATGCTTGTAATAATCAAGTCTATTCCGGGTATGCCCGCACCATTTTATTAAGAGGAAATAATCAACCGGATTTCACTAATGATATAGATTGGAATTTATTTGAAATTTCAAACGGCATTGTATTGCATTATAATTTATATCGGGATGATGGAGCGGGAATGAATTTGATTTCTACATTCACTCCGGATCAAATTAGTTATACAGATAATGTTGTTGATTTTTTAAATGAAGCAGAACAAATTTGTTATCAGATGGAGGCAGTATATCAATTGGATTTACCCGACATTAATATCAGCGAACAACTCAGTAGTTTTTCAAATACACTTTGCTTAGAATTAAGTCCACGTATTTATGTACCTAATGCGATTGCCCCTGATGGCGTAAATAATTTTTTTAAGCCTGTGATTTTAAATGGTATGGAAGACACTTATTCTATGCAAATTTTCGACAGATATGGCAAGATATTATTTGAAACCACGGATATAGATATTGGTTGGGATGGAAAATTTAATGGTAAAACAATGCAGGTAGGTACTTATGCTTATGTAATTACTTTCACCGCCACCAACGGACAAGCGGTAATAAAAAAAGGTAATGTAACTGTGGTGAAATAA
- a CDS encoding hotdog fold thioesterase: MSIWFDKNLSLQPLQLLNANTMGAHIGLEFTEVGEDFIKATLPVDHRTWQPYHILHGGANAVLAETLGSMASAMVVDHSKYLTLGIEINCNHLRPVNKGLVTGICKPIQLGKTLHVWEIKIYSERKKLTCISRLTVMIKLR; this comes from the coding sequence ATGTCTATTTGGTTTGATAAAAATCTTTCGTTGCAGCCATTGCAACTATTAAATGCAAATACTATGGGAGCCCATATTGGATTGGAATTTACTGAAGTAGGTGAGGATTTTATTAAAGCCACGTTACCTGTAGATCATCGCACATGGCAACCTTATCATATTTTACACGGTGGTGCAAATGCAGTTCTGGCAGAAACTTTAGGAAGTATGGCAAGTGCAATGGTGGTGGATCACAGTAAATATTTAACCTTAGGTATTGAAATAAATTGCAATCATCTTCGCCCTGTAAATAAAGGATTAGTTACCGGTATTTGCAAGCCAATTCAATTAGGGAAAACACTACATGTGTGGGAGATAAAAATTTATAGCGAGCGCAAAAAGCTAACTTGTATTTCAAGATTAACAGTGATGATAAAACTGCGTTAA
- a CDS encoding DUF1624 domain-containing protein gives MHTLVTAKRFESIDLLRGIVIVLMALDHVRDYFHADSFLFDPLDLAQTNAAIFFTRWITHYCAPIFIFLAGTSIYIVGKRKGKAEVSSFLLKRGFWLMFLEFTVMNFAWFFNIHFSIITLQVIWAIGLCMVCMAAIIHLPFRGILWFGLVLIVGHNLLDGITVTQPGWKAVWAVLHQFEIFPNAIGNSTIILVYPLIPWVGVMSLGYCLGALYASDFDADIRKRILRLTGLVAIALFILVRFINFYGDPDPRVTEGSGLIQFLSFLNVSKYPPSMLYLFMTLGPALLFLAYTENLKNKITDNLIIFGRVPMFFYILHVYLIHLFAMLAAQLTGYGWQTFLLERFPTKDPALAGYGFSLGITYLVWIFVVLVTFPICKWYNNYKSNHREKWWLSYL, from the coding sequence ATGCATACTCTTGTAACGGCCAAGCGTTTCGAATCTATTGATTTGTTGCGAGGCATCGTAATTGTTTTAATGGCATTGGATCATGTGCGTGATTATTTTCATGCTGATTCATTTTTGTTTGACCCATTAGATTTAGCACAAACAAATGCCGCCATATTTTTCACTCGCTGGATTACACATTACTGCGCACCTATTTTTATTTTTCTTGCCGGTACTTCAATATACATTGTTGGCAAACGAAAAGGTAAAGCAGAAGTATCTTCCTTTCTGTTGAAGCGAGGATTCTGGTTAATGTTTTTAGAGTTTACCGTAATGAATTTTGCATGGTTTTTTAATATTCATTTTTCAATTATCACCTTACAAGTTATCTGGGCAATTGGATTATGTATGGTATGTATGGCTGCAATTATTCATTTACCCTTTCGTGGCATTCTTTGGTTTGGATTAGTACTGATTGTCGGTCATAATTTGTTAGATGGAATTACTGTTACACAACCCGGATGGAAAGCAGTATGGGCAGTATTACATCAGTTCGAAATATTCCCAAATGCAATTGGAAATAGTACAATCATACTTGTGTATCCGCTTATTCCTTGGGTAGGTGTAATGAGTTTAGGATATTGTCTCGGTGCATTATACGCAAGTGATTTTGATGCCGATATCAGAAAAAGAATTTTGCGACTCACCGGATTAGTTGCAATAGCATTATTTATTCTAGTCCGCTTCATTAATTTTTATGGTGACCCTGATCCAAGAGTTACTGAAGGAAGTGGACTGATTCAATTCCTTTCGTTTTTAAATGTAAGTAAATATCCACCTTCCATGTTGTATTTATTTATGACCCTTGGGCCAGCATTATTATTTCTTGCATATACAGAAAATTTAAAAAATAAAATCACCGATAACTTGATAATTTTTGGAAGAGTACCTATGTTTTTTTACATATTGCATGTGTACCTAATTCATCTCTTTGCCATGTTAGCTGCACAACTAACAGGATACGGATGGCAAACGTTTTTATTAGAAAGGTTCCCAACTAAGGATCCTGCATTAGCGGGTTATGGTTTTAGTTTAGGAATTACTTATCTCGTTTGGATATTTGTAGTGTTGGTTACATTTCCTATTTGCAAATGGTATAATAACTATAAATCAAATCACCGAGAAAAATGGTGGCTGTCTTATTTGTGA
- a CDS encoding T9SS type A sorting domain-containing protein: MKLFFTLFFIGVSVVVFGQLGSLACANAYVLGVNATCVNSSFENNQDGTLAIGSVASCAVGSSYQDIWFCFFGTGNNVTIEISPPANINRRKDATLAVWGDCSFTSQLACTNVANNTTGNVTISTTLGAEYYIQIQRRSGNASGSANNTDQHGFICLYGTVIRPLNDDPCNAEDLTVYNKCDFQISNNLNASVTIVASPGCGGIQFYDTWYKFTVPVSGRVEINTYAGTLTDGAMAIYSGTLCSALTLLQCNDDYSATEYMPYIYRTGLTPGATIWVRVWGYGGAQGSFEICVTEVNIPGDNPCTASSLPVNTDGCDYTTWNNISATNTTGSIIPATPSCAGIYSGKDVWYSLTVPASGNIGINTLEGTLYDGAISVYKSSGTCSGTLTEILCEEDEDELSGYYMPNIFIDSTDHLLSPGSTLWVRFWGYGGALGTYSICAAEVANPSTNQDCDNTKQLCASTTLADNNFGSGSADLTLSNRGCLLGNEHQSAWYGIQFETAGTFTFSIDPIVASDFDFAVWKVDPIIVGDTGLLPCPPDTEPIRCSWASGEGATGLNSIATDISETDVCSTCDGWVSAIDVEVGPVYYIMVDNYTANYGGFNIMFSGTSEINCFTLPITLLSFTGYAMGYENLLNWSTASELNNDYFEIQKSTNGKDFTAFGIVNGAGNSSETIEYSFIDRTPFPDITYYRLRQNDFNGRHDYSNIIAIANDASDYFNVFPNPSIDGNINVSFSSYSQAEINVGIYTISGQEILIDKIKDPQDFNQRNYQLPAKGIYTVVVSAGSFYEVKKVVY, encoded by the coding sequence ATGAAATTATTTTTTACTCTGTTTTTTATTGGAGTTTCTGTTGTAGTATTTGGACAGTTGGGATCTTTAGCTTGCGCAAACGCATATGTGCTTGGGGTAAATGCCACTTGTGTTAATTCTAGTTTTGAAAATAATCAAGATGGAACATTAGCAATTGGCTCAGTTGCTTCTTGTGCAGTTGGCAGTAGTTATCAAGATATATGGTTTTGCTTTTTTGGGACAGGAAATAATGTTACCATAGAAATAAGTCCACCTGCTAATATTAATAGAAGGAAAGATGCCACATTAGCCGTTTGGGGAGATTGTTCATTTACATCTCAATTAGCATGTACGAATGTAGCTAATAATACTACAGGAAATGTAACTATTTCTACCACTTTAGGAGCTGAGTATTATATACAAATACAACGAAGGAGTGGCAATGCATCAGGTTCAGCCAATAATACTGATCAACATGGATTTATTTGCTTATATGGAACTGTAATTCGTCCTTTAAATGATGATCCTTGTAATGCAGAAGACCTTACTGTTTATAACAAATGTGATTTTCAAATATCTAATAATTTAAATGCAAGTGTAACTATTGTTGCATCGCCTGGCTGCGGTGGAATACAATTTTATGATACTTGGTATAAATTTACAGTTCCTGTTTCAGGGAGGGTGGAAATTAATACCTATGCAGGAACACTTACTGATGGTGCAATGGCTATTTATTCAGGAACATTGTGTTCTGCCTTAACGCTCTTGCAATGTAACGACGATTACTCTGCAACTGAATATATGCCCTACATCTACAGAACTGGTCTTACCCCCGGAGCAACTATTTGGGTGCGTGTTTGGGGATATGGTGGAGCACAGGGCTCATTTGAAATTTGTGTTACAGAAGTAAATATCCCGGGAGATAATCCATGTACTGCTTCATCATTACCGGTAAATACGGATGGTTGTGATTATACAACATGGAATAATATAAGTGCCACAAATACAACTGGCAGTATTATTCCGGCAACACCATCTTGTGCAGGCATATATTCAGGAAAAGATGTATGGTATAGCCTTACTGTTCCTGCAAGTGGAAATATCGGAATAAATACTCTTGAAGGAACATTATATGATGGTGCCATTTCTGTATATAAAAGTTCAGGCACCTGTTCAGGAACATTAACTGAAATACTTTGTGAAGAGGATGAAGATGAGCTATCTGGATATTATATGCCCAATATTTTTATAGATAGTACAGATCATTTACTAAGTCCAGGTTCTACGCTATGGGTTCGTTTTTGGGGTTATGGAGGGGCTTTGGGAACGTATAGTATTTGTGCTGCAGAAGTTGCAAATCCGAGTACTAATCAGGATTGTGATAATACAAAACAATTATGCGCATCCACTACTTTAGCAGATAATAATTTTGGCTCCGGTTCTGCTGATTTAACTTTAAGTAACAGAGGTTGCCTGTTAGGTAATGAACATCAATCTGCATGGTATGGAATTCAATTTGAAACTGCCGGTACATTTACTTTTTCAATAGATCCAATTGTGGCAAGTGATTTTGATTTTGCTGTTTGGAAAGTAGATCCAATAATTGTTGGTGATACCGGATTATTGCCTTGTCCTCCGGATACAGAACCCATCCGTTGTTCATGGGCATCAGGTGAGGGTGCAACAGGATTAAATTCTATAGCCACAGATATTAGTGAAACAGATGTATGTTCTACATGCGATGGTTGGGTTTCTGCAATTGATGTAGAAGTAGGTCCGGTATATTATATTATGGTAGATAATTATACTGCGAATTACGGTGGGTTTAATATTATGTTTAGCGGTACATCAGAAATAAATTGCTTTACACTTCCTATCACCTTACTTTCATTTACGGGTTATGCAATGGGTTATGAAAATTTATTGAACTGGAGTACAGCATCTGAATTAAATAATGATTATTTCGAAATTCAGAAATCAACCAATGGGAAAGATTTTACAGCATTTGGAATTGTAAATGGTGCTGGTAATTCATCGGAAACAATTGAGTATTCTTTTATTGATAGAACACCATTTCCAGATATCACTTATTATCGTTTAAGGCAAAATGATTTTAATGGACGTCATGATTATTCAAATATTATTGCAATAGCAAATGATGCATCTGATTATTTTAATGTTTTTCCTAATCCTTCTATTGATGGCAATATCAATGTTTCTTTTTCAAGTTATAGTCAAGCAGAAATTAATGTAGGAATTTATACAATCAGCGGTCAGGAAATATTAATTGATAAAATAAAAGATCCGCAAGATTTTAATCAACGCAATTATCAATTACCTGCAAAAGGAATTTATACCGTAGTTGTTTCCGCAGGTTCGTTTTATGAAGTGAAGAAAGTGGTTTATTAG
- a CDS encoding CBS domain-containing protein: protein MSTKILASGIMTDKVIVANVNNTFSQVLEFFTKHRIQHLPVAEGDTLIGIISDTDMLSFIARQLKTDALDYAKLNMTFQIKNVMTPDPISVTPEETIENILKILGEGKFQSVPVVKDGIIKGIITNKDLVRAYNWEKTHG from the coding sequence ATGTCAACTAAAATTTTAGCATCGGGAATTATGACTGATAAAGTGATTGTTGCAAACGTAAATAATACATTCAGTCAGGTATTGGAATTTTTTACTAAACACCGCATTCAACATTTACCTGTTGCCGAGGGAGATACATTGATAGGAATTATCAGTGATACAGATATGCTCAGCTTTATTGCTCGTCAATTAAAAACGGATGCATTGGATTATGCAAAGTTGAATATGACTTTTCAAATTAAAAATGTAATGACTCCTGATCCTATTTCTGTTACTCCTGAAGAAACTATTGAGAACATTTTAAAAATATTAGGTGAAGGAAAATTTCAATCTGTGCCTGTGGTGAAGGATGGTATTATCAAAGGGATTATTACGAATAAGGATTTAGTGAGAGCTTACAACTGGGAAAAAACACATGGTTGA
- the mfd gene encoding transcription-repair coupling factor: MDLENLISRYTGNDVRVNTITEQIENTPGVNIHLKGIAGSAASMILTAVFKKTSFNHIVILNTKEDAAYFLNDMESLLQKKDILFFPDSFKKPGAFDEVDPNNILQRTEVINKLTHSTTKGELIITYPEALPEKAVLPAVLKSNTLHVKKDESLDIHFILDVLAEHGFEYSEFVFEPGQYSLRGGILDIFSFGNDLPYRIELEDDKVESIRVFEPGSQLSVKNIAQITIVPNMQTQFDENEKASLFKTLPSNTIIWFKDVRYIIETANKYFEDAADWFNLMESAKHLPAHHPFRDQPPAVLLENATQISEQIMPFAHIEFGLQTALDNVVEIICNTQPQPLFSRNFNMLIEQLEQYHEKKYSNYLFVSNAKQAERFHQIFTDLKANMQYTAIVKSISAGFVDHEQKVLCFTDHEIFERYHKYSLKSGYSREDALTMRTLRELQPGDFVTHIDHGVGIYSGLEKLDINGQVQEAVRLRYRDNDLLYVNINSLHKISRYAGKDATEPKLNKLGSDAWENLKRKTKTKVKDIAKELIALYAKRKASKGFAFSPDGYMQNELEASFIYEDTPDQEKATVDVKKDMERKYPMDRLVCGDVGFGKTEIAIRAAFKSVTDGKQVAILVPTTILALQHYKTFAERLKDFPVTVDYINRFKSAKEKKETLLSVTEGKTDILIGTHSIIGKNVKFKDLGLLIIDEEQKFGVAAKEKLRALRAQVDTLTLTATPIPRTLQFSMMGARDLSIINTPPPNRQPITTELKPFDAAFIRDAIYFEVYRNGQVFFVHNRVRDIEEIATLIRQVCPDISIGVAHGQLSGDDLEDRMLKFINHEFDVLVCTNIVESGLDIPNANTIIINNAHWFGLSDLHQLRGRVGRSNKKAYCYLLSPPLFGLPDDAKKRLRTIEQYSDLGSGFQISMRDMDIRGAGNLLGAEQSGFIADIGFDAYHKILDEAIRELKHTEYKKLFAEQIEEKQDFVTDVTIETDQEMLIPDEYINSVSERMSIYTRLDNVKDENGIKIFREELQDRFGPIPTQINELFSGIQLRWVAKELGFEKIIFKHRKLRCYFPENQQSYFYESPHFHKLLAYFAQQKGTYSLKQTNTHLILIMEHVQHLAHAKQLLEKIQKDLVGVN; encoded by the coding sequence ATGGATTTGGAGAATTTGATTTCCCGGTACACGGGAAATGATGTACGAGTTAATACGATTACTGAACAGATAGAAAATACACCCGGTGTAAATATTCATCTGAAGGGCATTGCAGGCTCTGCTGCGAGCATGATTCTTACAGCGGTTTTTAAGAAAACAAGTTTTAATCATATTGTAATTCTCAATACAAAAGAGGATGCTGCGTATTTTTTAAATGATATGGAAAGTTTGTTGCAGAAGAAAGATATTTTATTTTTTCCCGACTCATTTAAAAAACCCGGTGCATTTGATGAAGTGGATCCAAATAATATTTTACAACGCACTGAGGTAATAAATAAACTCACACACTCTACAACAAAAGGTGAATTAATAATTACGTATCCCGAAGCATTACCTGAGAAAGCAGTGTTGCCCGCAGTTTTAAAAAGTAATACACTGCATGTGAAAAAAGATGAATCCTTAGATATTCATTTTATATTAGATGTGCTTGCTGAACATGGATTTGAATACAGTGAATTTGTATTTGAACCGGGTCAATATTCTTTGCGTGGAGGTATTTTAGATATTTTTTCTTTCGGCAATGATTTACCTTATCGCATCGAATTGGAAGATGATAAAGTGGAGAGCATTCGTGTGTTTGAACCGGGCTCACAATTGTCAGTAAAAAATATTGCGCAGATAACTATTGTGCCCAATATGCAAACACAATTTGATGAAAATGAAAAAGCATCTCTGTTTAAAACATTACCATCCAATACAATTATTTGGTTTAAAGATGTGCGCTATATCATTGAAACTGCCAACAAATATTTTGAAGATGCAGCTGATTGGTTTAATCTGATGGAGTCAGCAAAACATCTGCCTGCACACCATCCATTTCGTGATCAGCCACCTGCCGTGTTGTTGGAAAATGCAACACAAATCAGCGAACAAATAATGCCGTTTGCACATATTGAATTTGGTTTACAAACTGCTTTGGATAATGTGGTGGAAATAATTTGTAATACACAACCACAACCTTTATTCAGCCGCAATTTTAATATGTTGATTGAACAGTTGGAACAGTATCATGAAAAAAAATATAGCAACTATTTATTTGTAAGCAATGCAAAACAAGCAGAACGTTTTCATCAAATATTTACCGATCTGAAAGCAAATATGCAATACACAGCAATTGTGAAATCTATCAGTGCAGGCTTTGTAGATCATGAACAAAAAGTGTTATGTTTTACCGATCATGAAATATTTGAACGTTATCATAAATACAGTTTAAAAAGTGGATACAGTCGTGAGGATGCACTTACTATGCGCACCTTGCGGGAATTACAACCCGGAGATTTTGTAACTCATATTGATCATGGTGTAGGCATTTATTCCGGATTAGAAAAATTAGATATTAATGGTCAGGTACAGGAAGCTGTGCGATTGCGATACAGAGATAATGATTTGCTGTATGTGAATATAAATTCTTTACATAAAATTTCCCGCTATGCAGGTAAGGATGCAACAGAACCGAAGTTAAATAAATTAGGAAGTGATGCATGGGAAAATCTGAAGCGAAAAACAAAAACTAAAGTAAAAGATATTGCCAAAGAATTAATTGCATTATACGCTAAAAGAAAAGCATCAAAAGGATTTGCTTTTTCTCCCGACGGATATATGCAAAATGAATTAGAAGCTTCTTTTATTTATGAAGATACTCCCGATCAGGAAAAGGCAACAGTGGATGTGAAGAAGGATATGGAACGCAAATATCCGATGGATAGATTGGTGTGTGGTGATGTGGGTTTTGGTAAAACAGAAATTGCAATTCGTGCTGCATTTAAATCTGTTACTGATGGAAAGCAAGTTGCGATTTTAGTACCCACAACAATTCTTGCTTTGCAACATTATAAAACATTTGCGGAGCGATTAAAAGATTTTCCGGTAACAGTGGATTATATCAATCGCTTTAAATCTGCAAAAGAAAAAAAAGAAACATTGCTTTCTGTTACAGAAGGTAAAACAGATATTTTAATAGGTACACATTCTATCATCGGGAAAAATGTAAAATTCAAAGATCTTGGTTTATTAATTATTGATGAAGAACAAAAATTTGGTGTAGCGGCAAAGGAAAAATTACGTGCGTTACGTGCGCAGGTGGATACGCTTACATTAACTGCTACACCTATTCCACGCACACTGCAATTCAGTATGATGGGTGCCCGAGATCTTTCCATTATTAATACACCGCCGCCAAACAGACAACCAATAACTACTGAATTAAAACCATTTGATGCGGCATTTATTCGAGATGCAATTTACTTTGAAGTGTATCGCAATGGCCAGGTGTTTTTTGTTCATAATCGTGTGCGAGATATTGAAGAAATAGCCACATTAATTAGACAAGTATGTCCGGATATTTCTATCGGTGTTGCACATGGGCAATTGAGTGGAGATGATTTGGAAGATCGCATGTTGAAATTTATTAATCATGAATTTGATGTGTTGGTATGTACCAATATTGTAGAAAGCGGATTGGATATTCCCAATGCAAATACTATTATAATTAATAATGCGCATTGGTTTGGATTAAGTGATTTACATCAGTTGCGTGGCAGGGTAGGACGCAGTAATAAAAAAGCATATTGTTATTTATTGTCACCACCCTTATTCGGATTGCCGGATGATGCGAAAAAACGTTTGCGCACCATTGAGCAATATTCAGATTTGGGTAGTGGCTTTCAAATCAGTATGCGTGATATGGATATTCGTGGTGCAGGAAATTTATTAGGGGCAGAACAAAGTGGATTTATTGCCGACATCGGTTTCGATGCGTATCATAAAATTTTGGATGAAGCAATCCGTGAATTAAAACATACGGAGTATAAAAAATTATTTGCCGAGCAGATAGAAGAGAAACAAGATTTTGTAACTGATGTAACTATTGAAACCGATCAGGAAATGCTGATACCGGATGAATATATTAATAGTGTAAGTGAACGCATGAGTATCTATACACGATTGGATAATGTGAAAGATGAAAATGGAATTAAAATATTTCGAGAAGAATTGCAGGACCGTTTTGGACCAATTCCCACTCAGATAAATGAATTATTCAGCGGCATTCAATTGCGATGGGTTGCCAAAGAATTAGGCTTTGAGAAGATTATTTTCAAGCACAGAAAATTGCGTTGTTATTTTCCGGAAAATCAACAGAGTTATTTTTATGAAAGTCCGCATTTTCATAAATTACTTGCATACTTTGCACAACAAAAAGGCACGTATTCATTAAAGCAAACTAATACTCATCTTATTTTAATAATGGAGCATGTCCAACATTTGGCGCATGCAAAACAATTGCTGGAAAAAATTCAAAAAGATTTGGTGGGGGTGAATTAA
- a CDS encoding oxidoreductase, with protein sequence MALLPWQTAVITHVEQETYNTRRFYFEIKDCERFDFIPGQFITFDLPIHEKQSKRMRSYSVASWPRGNNTFELLIVLLEGGAGTTYLFNEGKPGLEIPFRGPLGHFILPENMDRDLCLICTGTGIAPFRSQVNYLFENKLPSSNIHLIFGTRHIKDLVYYNELKSLEEQMEKFHFHVTLSREDSPEWKGNKGYVHQVYESICESGNKPIDFYLCGWKAMVDDARARITEMGYTKENIHLELYG encoded by the coding sequence ATGGCATTACTACCTTGGCAAACGGCAGTCATTACACATGTGGAACAGGAAACTTATAATACTCGTCGCTTTTATTTCGAGATAAAAGATTGCGAGCGTTTTGATTTTATTCCCGGTCAATTTATCACTTTCGATTTACCTATTCATGAAAAGCAAAGCAAACGCATGCGCAGTTATTCTGTAGCATCATGGCCAAGAGGAAATAATACATTTGAATTGCTGATTGTATTGTTAGAAGGTGGCGCCGGCACTACGTATTTATTTAATGAAGGAAAACCAGGATTAGAAATTCCATTCCGTGGTCCGCTGGGTCATTTTATTTTACCTGAAAATATGGATCGTGATTTATGTTTGATTTGCACAGGAACAGGTATTGCACCTTTCCGCTCGCAAGTAAATTATTTATTCGAAAATAAATTGCCCAGCAGTAATATTCATTTAATATTTGGTACCCGCCATATAAAAGATCTGGTGTATTATAATGAATTGAAATCATTGGAAGAGCAAATGGAAAAATTTCATTTTCATGTAACATTAAGTCGTGAAGATTCACCGGAATGGAAAGGCAATAAGGGATATGTACATCAAGTTTATGAATCTATTTGCGAGAGCGGAAATAAGCCAATTGACTTTTATTTATGTGGTTGGAAGGCAATGGTGGATGATGCACGGGCACGTATCACAGAAATGGGATACACTAAAGAAAATATTCATTTGGAGTTATACGGTTAA